From a single Halobacteriovorax sp. HLS genomic region:
- a CDS encoding CHASE4 domain-containing protein codes for MTTMRVKSKVLLTFFLAIMLLIGSLITISSQVFNTKFYDLELSQIKDAQQVILNEINKDTEALSLTTADWAAWSETYDYIQKKNSSYAAENFSYESLKNLPIDLIIYTNNNKIVHASAIEKEKIKKPSTDLLSEVLKQSNLLQVYSDYRNTKTIIELENHGVWIASAQPISDSFQKAPPRGTLIMLKRLDQAYFKNMLSRVRIKVSLQGVSNKKNEAIKKSETIFYKYSSIKIGSNKFLVYRIDHIPKTTIKGKEAFITFTLVVVFFVSFILGLTYLVIEKKVLSELMKIIDEINLLKVGNLTMISMDKESTITEIQDLVNTLNKLISRVKDDYALLVQKGKFESLGLMAGGVAHEINNPITVIQMNTFKLLRQLKKNEDIDAQVLKKKLEQNMQHIDRVTNIILGMKKLSRHSIADSLIKVSVNEIINDVASLEAGFKSDKDITITYTKLEEDKFIEALPSQIIQVLINLIVNSSHAINDHGQKWIRLEAECNRNFIQFKVIDSGNGISKEIQEKIMDPFFTTKEVGKGTGLGLSICQRIAHFHGGNLELDTDSRNTTFILNIPLVKLDSLEEKVS; via the coding sequence ATGACAACTATGAGAGTTAAATCAAAAGTTCTACTTACATTTTTTTTAGCAATAATGTTGCTTATAGGCTCCTTGATAACGATATCGAGTCAAGTCTTCAATACAAAATTCTATGATCTAGAACTTTCGCAAATCAAAGATGCTCAACAGGTTATTTTAAATGAAATAAATAAAGACACTGAGGCCCTATCTTTAACAACCGCCGATTGGGCAGCTTGGAGTGAGACATACGATTATATTCAAAAGAAAAACTCTTCCTACGCGGCGGAGAACTTCTCCTACGAAAGCCTCAAGAACTTACCAATTGATCTGATTATATATACAAATAACAACAAAATTGTTCACGCATCTGCAATTGAAAAAGAAAAGATCAAGAAACCATCAACGGACTTGTTATCAGAAGTTCTAAAACAGTCAAATCTATTACAGGTTTATAGTGACTATAGAAATACCAAAACAATTATAGAACTTGAGAATCATGGTGTATGGATAGCATCAGCACAACCTATTTCAGATAGCTTTCAAAAAGCTCCTCCTAGGGGAACTTTGATTATGCTCAAACGACTTGATCAAGCATACTTTAAGAATATGCTAAGCAGAGTACGTATTAAGGTTTCTTTACAAGGCGTATCAAATAAAAAGAATGAAGCAATAAAGAAGAGTGAGACTATTTTCTATAAGTACTCTTCAATCAAGATAGGTTCAAATAAATTTCTAGTCTACAGAATTGATCATATTCCAAAGACAACAATAAAAGGAAAAGAAGCTTTTATAACATTCACCTTAGTAGTTGTCTTCTTTGTTTCATTTATTTTAGGTTTAACATACTTAGTAATAGAGAAGAAAGTATTGAGTGAACTCATGAAAATCATTGATGAGATTAACTTGTTAAAGGTTGGCAATTTAACGATGATTTCTATGGATAAAGAGTCGACTATCACTGAAATTCAAGACCTAGTTAATACTTTAAACAAACTCATTTCAAGAGTAAAGGATGACTATGCTCTCTTAGTTCAAAAAGGAAAGTTCGAGTCTCTCGGTCTCATGGCCGGAGGTGTTGCACACGAAATAAATAATCCTATTACAGTTATTCAAATGAATACGTTTAAATTACTTCGGCAATTAAAAAAGAATGAAGATATTGATGCACAGGTACTCAAGAAGAAATTAGAACAAAATATGCAACATATTGATAGAGTTACAAATATCATCTTAGGAATGAAGAAGCTTTCAAGACATTCAATTGCCGATTCTCTTATAAAAGTAAGTGTAAATGAAATCATCAATGATGTTGCGTCTCTTGAGGCCGGATTTAAAAGTGATAAGGATATTACGATCACATATACAAAGTTAGAGGAAGATAAGTTTATCGAGGCCCTACCATCACAGATCATACAAGTTCTTATAAATTTAATTGTTAATTCAAGCCACGCGATTAATGATCATGGTCAAAAGTGGATACGTTTAGAAGCTGAGTGCAATCGTAACTTTATTCAATTTAAAGTTATAGACTCAGGAAATGGAATTTCAAAAGAAATACAAGAAAAAATCATGGACCCATTTTTCACCACCAAAGAAGTTGGTAAAGGAACGGGCCTAGGTCTTAGTATTTGTCAAAGGATAGCACATTTTCACGGTGGCAACCTTGAGCTTGATACAGACTCAAGGAATACAACCTTTATCTTAAACATTCCTCTTGTGAAACTGGATTCGCTTGAGGAAAAAGTATCATAG
- a CDS encoding EVE domain-containing protein, whose protein sequence is MTKKYWLMKSEPDTFSIDDLRERPDSKESWDGVRNYQARNFMRDEMKKGDLILFYHSSCKVPGIAGVAKVSMESHPDPTCWDKSSAYYDPKSTKESPRWFMVEVCFKKKFKSVIELSKLKELPELKDMILVQKGSRLSIQPVKKEHYDFIVNNLA, encoded by the coding sequence ATGACTAAGAAGTATTGGCTCATGAAAAGTGAGCCCGATACTTTCTCTATAGATGATTTAAGAGAGAGACCAGACTCAAAAGAGTCTTGGGATGGTGTAAGAAACTATCAGGCACGAAACTTCATGCGAGACGAAATGAAAAAAGGTGACCTTATCCTCTTTTATCACTCTAGTTGTAAAGTTCCAGGAATTGCAGGAGTGGCCAAAGTAAGTATGGAATCTCACCCTGACCCAACCTGTTGGGATAAGTCGTCTGCATATTATGACCCAAAGTCCACAAAGGAATCTCCGCGCTGGTTCATGGTAGAAGTATGCTTTAAGAAGAAATTTAAATCTGTGATTGAACTTAGTAAATTAAAAGAGCTTCCTGAGTTAAAAGATATGATACTAGTCCAAAAAGGATCTAGATTATCAATTCAGCCTGTCAAAAAAGAACATTACGATTTTATAGTCAATAACCTAGCTTAG
- the speE gene encoding polyamine aminopropyltransferase, whose translation MKSSLWIEEFQTQHSSYKFEVEKTLFSGQSEFQSVDVVQTKGHGKMLLNDGLIMVTERDEFSYHDMISHVPLFVHPNPKNVLVIGGGDGGTAREVIRHQGVQKCTMVEIDKMVVDACREFIPLTAKDLDHPKMNLIIGDGVKFVKETKEKFDVILVDSTDPIGPAAPLFGPEFYNDVKDCLTEDGIVVSQGESPWYDTHIQKGLIEVLDQVFGNVFLYTFSNLTYPGSLWSFTFATKKYHPVNDFDEARVEKSGLDFTYYNKGIHKAAFALPTFVRNNLKELIKND comes from the coding sequence ATGAAATCAAGCTTATGGATTGAAGAATTCCAAACACAACATTCGTCATATAAATTTGAAGTAGAAAAGACTTTATTTTCGGGGCAATCAGAGTTCCAATCTGTCGATGTTGTTCAAACTAAGGGACACGGAAAGATGCTGCTTAATGATGGCCTAATCATGGTGACGGAAAGAGATGAGTTCTCTTATCATGATATGATTTCTCACGTACCTCTCTTTGTTCATCCAAATCCTAAAAATGTTCTTGTCATCGGAGGCGGTGATGGAGGAACAGCGAGAGAAGTTATACGCCACCAAGGTGTCCAAAAGTGTACAATGGTTGAAATTGATAAAATGGTAGTAGATGCATGTAGAGAGTTTATTCCTCTTACAGCAAAAGATCTTGATCATCCAAAAATGAACTTAATTATTGGTGATGGAGTTAAGTTTGTTAAAGAAACTAAAGAAAAATTTGACGTAATACTAGTAGATTCGACAGACCCAATTGGACCTGCGGCACCACTATTTGGTCCAGAGTTTTACAACGATGTAAAAGATTGCCTAACTGAAGACGGTATTGTTGTATCTCAAGGTGAATCTCCTTGGTATGACACTCATATTCAAAAAGGCTTGATTGAAGTTCTGGATCAAGTTTTTGGGAATGTATTTCTTTACACATTTTCAAACCTAACCTATCCAGGTTCACTATGGTCATTTACTTTTGCTACTAAGAAGTATCATCCGGTAAATGATTTTGATGAGGCTAGAGTTGAAAAGTCTGGACTTGATTTTACTTACTACAACAAAGGTATTCATAAAGCAGCTTTTGCTCTGCCTACTTTTGTTCGTAATAATCTTAAAGAACTTATAAAGAATGACTAA
- a CDS encoding adenosylmethionine decarboxylase produces the protein MFFEGSEKKAEVIVNLDGKSLRELDDAFWSELVAKCEATILSKISNESVDAYLLSESSLFVFDDRFTILTCGQTILINSILFFTEKFSKDSVEQIIFQRKNEYFSHLQKTHFLDDVKKLQELFSGTALRFGHMDAHHNYLFHLDKCYTPKSNDLTYELLIYHISPQASQNLTKSDLNAQQIRELLCLDQLIPEFKIDDYVFTPFGYSLNAIKGDDYLTIHVTPQEDSSYVSFESSLNLVEFAPIILEALTPQSFDLMTFNPNGFETNLDNIPKDYTNRSIVRERIPCGYHVEFAHFYSKERENYSAYKLEI, from the coding sequence TTGTTTTTTGAAGGCTCAGAAAAGAAGGCAGAGGTTATTGTAAACCTCGATGGAAAATCATTAAGAGAATTAGACGATGCATTTTGGAGTGAGTTAGTAGCTAAATGTGAGGCCACTATTCTATCAAAAATCTCAAATGAATCAGTAGATGCTTACCTACTTAGTGAGTCGAGCTTATTCGTATTTGACGATCGCTTTACTATATTAACTTGTGGTCAAACAATTTTGATTAACTCAATACTTTTCTTCACTGAAAAGTTTTCTAAAGACAGTGTTGAGCAAATTATTTTTCAAAGAAAGAATGAGTACTTCTCTCATTTACAAAAAACTCACTTCCTAGATGACGTAAAAAAACTACAAGAGCTTTTTTCTGGAACGGCCCTTCGCTTTGGTCATATGGACGCTCACCATAATTACCTATTTCATCTAGACAAGTGCTATACTCCAAAGAGTAATGACCTTACTTATGAGCTATTGATTTATCATATTTCACCACAAGCAAGTCAAAACCTCACCAAGAGTGACTTAAACGCACAACAAATTAGAGAATTACTGTGCCTAGATCAATTAATCCCTGAGTTTAAAATTGATGACTATGTATTTACACCTTTTGGATATAGCCTAAATGCGATCAAGGGTGACGACTACCTTACAATACACGTAACACCTCAAGAGGACTCAAGTTACGTAAGTTTTGAATCATCTTTAAACTTAGTGGAGTTTGCACCAATTATACTAGAGGCCTTAACTCCACAGTCATTTGACCTTATGACTTTTAATCCTAATGGATTTGAAACTAACTTAGATAATATTCCTAAGGACTATACTAATAGATCAATTGTGAGAGAGAGAATTCCTTGTGGTTATCACGTAGAGTTTGCTCACTTCTATAGTAAAGAAAGAGAAAATTATTCAGCATATAAATTGGAGATATAA
- a CDS encoding sigma 54-interacting transcriptional regulator, giving the protein MLASFSEFKFYQSFRIPVEDADDLRFLCEKYDELGKASYISDAKLVDISVTGLGFSTRERISVGDEITISLQFKRQHLDLSGKIVRAFSDSIEDDEIIYGLEIDAERELNKFLEVYVMSFSTDRLKECLIDSALKEKYTKASEGFEMFSLLLSLFKDITYFGDKEGFLDTMLSEVVRILNAQRASIFLINPETNELEAIGALGVDKDKLKFDYRLGIAGSVFTTGVALNIDIQSDKSRFNDHFDKSFGYETKSIICHPIHNREDKIIGVIQILNKRNQDRFTVEDEKTMKVLALVFSSVFHGFNPMSETSQIRRFSTPFDRKHALIGKTSHVASLRSAILKTKDLDSPLLIQGEKGVGKKLFAKIIHHEGCRGLKGYEVIRCEEPKRDELHKELWGTGEGECVFNRVAGGTVVLHNITALSIDEQRELYSVLSNRKVPGTIVSIDVRVIATADKDLGDLVDKGEFDRDLYEYLSKAFINMEPLRRRIDDIDLLVDYFLKIECKKQGLLLKNFSPKAMEKFKDYDWPGNITELRKCIERAVLYNPKAHIITEVAIDNSASPLLDISVKQRMFGEVPHVTDYKLPLKERVALIEREMILAEIKRNNGNKSKAAKEMGISREALRKKLLQSSQVLETVEGNEDASEKEAA; this is encoded by the coding sequence ATGCTTGCGAGTTTTTCAGAATTTAAATTCTACCAATCGTTTAGAATTCCGGTAGAAGATGCAGATGATCTTCGCTTCTTATGTGAAAAGTATGATGAGCTTGGTAAGGCATCTTATATATCTGATGCAAAGCTAGTCGATATATCAGTTACTGGTCTAGGGTTTTCGACTCGAGAGAGAATTAGTGTAGGTGATGAGATTACAATCTCTTTACAGTTTAAAAGACAGCACCTTGATTTATCTGGAAAAATTGTAAGAGCATTTTCTGATTCCATTGAAGATGATGAAATCATCTACGGATTAGAGATTGATGCTGAAAGAGAGCTCAATAAATTTCTAGAAGTTTATGTGATGAGCTTTTCTACTGATCGTTTGAAAGAGTGTCTTATCGATTCGGCCCTTAAAGAAAAGTATACTAAGGCCTCTGAAGGCTTTGAAATGTTCTCTCTTCTTTTATCTTTATTTAAAGATATAACTTACTTCGGAGATAAAGAAGGCTTTTTAGATACGATGCTTTCGGAAGTTGTTCGTATTTTAAATGCACAAAGAGCATCTATTTTTCTAATTAATCCTGAAACTAATGAGTTAGAGGCCATTGGAGCTTTAGGAGTAGATAAAGATAAATTAAAATTTGATTATAGACTTGGTATCGCGGGTTCAGTTTTTACAACAGGAGTCGCTCTAAATATAGATATCCAGTCTGATAAGAGTAGGTTTAATGACCACTTTGATAAGTCATTTGGTTATGAAACAAAGTCTATTATTTGTCACCCTATACATAATAGAGAAGATAAAATCATTGGTGTTATTCAAATCTTAAATAAGAGAAACCAAGATCGCTTTACAGTAGAAGATGAAAAAACAATGAAAGTTTTAGCTCTTGTTTTCTCTTCAGTTTTTCATGGCTTCAATCCAATGAGTGAGACTAGTCAGATTCGAAGATTCTCTACACCATTTGATCGTAAGCACGCTCTAATTGGTAAGACTTCTCACGTTGCCTCTTTAAGAAGTGCCATTCTTAAAACGAAAGATTTAGATTCTCCACTTCTTATTCAAGGTGAAAAAGGTGTAGGTAAGAAATTATTTGCTAAAATTATTCATCACGAAGGTTGTCGTGGACTAAAAGGATACGAAGTTATTCGTTGTGAGGAGCCTAAAAGAGATGAACTTCATAAAGAATTATGGGGAACTGGTGAGGGTGAATGTGTCTTTAATAGAGTTGCTGGAGGAACGGTTGTTCTTCATAATATTACGGCACTGTCAATTGATGAGCAAAGAGAGTTATATTCAGTTCTAAGCAATAGAAAAGTTCCTGGTACAATTGTAAGTATTGACGTTAGAGTCATTGCTACAGCTGATAAGGACCTTGGAGATTTAGTTGATAAAGGAGAGTTTGATAGAGATCTCTATGAGTATCTATCTAAGGCATTTATAAATATGGAACCACTAAGAAGAAGAATCGATGATATTGATCTATTAGTTGATTACTTCTTAAAAATAGAATGTAAAAAGCAAGGTCTACTACTTAAGAACTTTTCTCCTAAAGCTATGGAGAAGTTTAAAGATTATGATTGGCCAGGCAATATTACAGAACTTAGAAAGTGTATTGAACGTGCAGTTCTTTATAATCCTAAGGCACATATAATTACTGAGGTTGCGATTGATAATAGTGCTTCTCCTTTACTAGATATTTCGGTTAAGCAAAGAATGTTTGGAGAAGTTCCACACGTTACTGACTATAAATTACCTCTTAAAGAAAGAGTTGCTCTTATTGAAAGAGAGATGATCTTAGCAGAGATTAAAAGAAATAATGGTAATAAGTCTAAGGCCGCCAAAGAGATGGGAATCTCTAGAGAGGCCTTAAGAAAGAAATTACTACAATCTTCACAGGTACTAGAAACTGTTGAAGGAAATGAGGATGCATCTGAAAAAGAGGCAGCTTAA
- a CDS encoding secondary thiamine-phosphate synthase enzyme YjbQ has translation MSFTKIQIKTSGERFYNITEQIKECLGSLLNGSSSGVLHIFVQHTSCGLTINESYDPSAKEDLERFLKHLAPRNLAFIEHTDEGEDDSPSHMKTMLVNQNLGFIVEDSQLQLGTWQGIYLCEFRDSPKTRSILIKYQRD, from the coding sequence GTGAGTTTTACCAAAATACAAATCAAAACCAGTGGAGAGAGATTCTACAATATAACTGAACAAATTAAAGAGTGCCTAGGATCTCTGTTGAATGGCTCAAGCTCTGGAGTTCTACATATCTTTGTACAACATACTAGTTGTGGACTAACTATAAATGAATCCTATGACCCAAGTGCAAAAGAAGATCTCGAAAGATTCTTGAAACACCTCGCGCCTAGAAACTTAGCTTTTATAGAACATACAGACGAAGGTGAAGATGACTCCCCTTCACATATGAAAACGATGCTTGTAAATCAAAATTTAGGGTTTATTGTAGAAGACTCTCAATTACAGTTAGGAACCTGGCAAGGAATCTATCTCTGTGAATTCAGAGATAGTCCTAAAACCAGAAGTATTTTAATTAAATATCAAAGAGATTAA
- the cdaA gene encoding diadenylate cyclase CdaA: MSFLEVLYQQMGIKDVVDIGVVSIILYQILRIVQGTRALQILLGLVLVLCLWGIGLYYKLYSLNWILTHFFEYFVLIFIILFQDQLRSALASVATGRRVFFGVFSRKRDTLEIEEIVEATSVLSKEKIGALIVFERDHGLENIINTGTRLNSEIHSDLIYSIFQSSSPLHDGAILIQGSKIAAAGCFLPLSNNVEIDRHLGTRHRAALGISEISDAIVVTVSEENGKMNVCVDGSFYLCSNENQLRQYLKHLWSNEKLDKNLKPIQQRVVE, translated from the coding sequence TTGAGCTTTTTAGAAGTACTCTATCAGCAGATGGGAATCAAAGACGTTGTCGACATTGGTGTCGTCTCGATTATCCTTTATCAAATTCTGCGAATAGTACAAGGTACCAGAGCTCTACAAATACTTCTTGGTCTCGTTTTAGTCCTGTGTTTGTGGGGAATTGGACTTTACTATAAACTTTATTCTCTAAATTGGATTCTAACTCACTTCTTTGAGTACTTTGTTCTTATTTTTATTATTCTGTTTCAAGATCAACTTAGATCCGCCCTGGCCAGTGTTGCTACGGGGAGACGAGTTTTCTTTGGAGTATTTTCGCGCAAAAGAGATACTCTAGAGATTGAAGAGATTGTTGAAGCGACAAGTGTTCTTAGTAAAGAGAAAATTGGCGCGCTAATTGTATTTGAACGAGACCACGGGCTCGAAAATATCATTAACACTGGAACTCGGTTAAATAGTGAAATACATAGTGACTTAATTTATTCAATTTTTCAGTCTAGCTCTCCTTTACACGATGGGGCCATTTTAATTCAGGGCTCTAAAATTGCGGCCGCAGGATGTTTTCTGCCTCTATCGAATAATGTAGAAATTGATAGACACCTAGGAACCAGGCATCGTGCAGCTCTTGGGATTTCTGAGATTTCTGATGCTATTGTCGTTACCGTTAGTGAGGAAAATGGGAAAATGAATGTTTGTGTCGATGGTTCGTTCTATCTGTGTTCGAATGAAAATCAGCTTAGACAATATTTAAAACATTTATGGTCAAATGAGAAATTAGATAAGAATCTTAAACCAATACAGCAAAGGGTAGTAGAATGA
- a CDS encoding YbbR-like domain-containing protein: MKRFGRGLEKDDALSRHFLKLVSVLFASFLWFYVLNSEPQIVEQSMHLRLLTPAGKSISNIVPQKVAVKIKGSRAFVRTVLNQELSVVVDLKKYSVNKKGGFRVFLTHSDVTVPFGVEVISITPESFNVELQKEIRKEVAVKPVLTGNIAPDLKLINTSVSPKTVLISGPIEVMRKVSKVQTVPIDISSLQGEGDIKIALADLDQRVSIDRNTPVDFNYTLKPRKANLTLKKIKISFLSTSTKISSKVKYVSLDVLAPEGVRLNKSDIQIIAEVPESKGTHSVKLRANLPEGIHLLQINPQSINVSTR, translated from the coding sequence ATGAAACGCTTTGGTAGAGGTTTAGAAAAAGATGATGCACTTTCAAGACACTTTCTAAAGCTAGTAAGTGTTCTATTTGCTTCATTCCTATGGTTCTACGTTTTAAACTCCGAGCCGCAGATTGTTGAGCAGTCTATGCATCTACGTTTATTGACTCCTGCTGGAAAGAGTATTTCTAATATCGTTCCTCAGAAAGTTGCGGTAAAAATAAAAGGCTCAAGGGCCTTTGTAAGAACTGTACTAAATCAAGAGTTAAGTGTTGTTGTCGATTTAAAGAAATACTCGGTTAACAAGAAAGGCGGTTTTCGTGTCTTTCTTACTCATTCTGATGTAACTGTGCCCTTTGGAGTAGAAGTAATTAGCATTACTCCTGAGAGTTTTAATGTTGAGCTTCAAAAAGAAATTAGAAAAGAAGTCGCTGTTAAACCTGTCCTAACTGGTAATATCGCGCCAGATTTAAAATTGATAAATACATCAGTTTCTCCAAAAACGGTTCTGATTTCAGGCCCAATTGAAGTAATGAGAAAGGTCTCTAAAGTTCAGACTGTTCCTATCGATATTTCATCTCTTCAAGGAGAAGGTGACATAAAAATAGCCTTGGCCGACTTAGATCAGAGAGTTTCTATTGATAGAAATACGCCAGTCGACTTTAATTATACGCTCAAACCGCGTAAGGCGAATCTCACTTTAAAGAAAATTAAAATCAGCTTTCTATCTACTTCAACGAAGATATCCTCTAAGGTTAAGTACGTCTCTTTGGACGTATTGGCACCGGAAGGGGTGCGTCTAAATAAGTCTGACATCCAAATTATAGCTGAAGTTCCTGAAAGCAAAGGAACGCACAGTGTAAAATTGCGTGCAAACTTGCCAGAAGGCATTCATCTTTTGCAAATTAACCCCCAATCTATTAATGTAAGCACTCGTTAA
- the glmM gene encoding phosphoglucosamine mutase, producing the protein MSERKLFGTDGIRGKANIYPMTPEVATALGRAVTHYFQGHTKRKKPLIIVGKDTRLSCYMFEQAFAAGVCSQGGEVILTGPLPTPGVAFVTDSMRADAGVMISASHNHYSDNGIKIFDSNGHKLPDEVELELEELVLNLQLMPVKVGGDLGNAKRLREVFGRYLVHVKSAISNSCKMDQMRVVLDCANGAGYRVAPMMFDELGVEVIPLGVKPNGQNINLNSGSLHPEQAAEYVKQYRADLGVCLDGDADRVVIIDEDGDVVDGDVLIGLFAKLLLDKGSLKKGDTVVGTVMSNLGLENYIKSIGLNFHRTKVGDRYIVEHMRDKNCILGGEPSGHVIFGEYATTGDGCLASLKTIEAMKFYDKKLKELTKEIKLFPHIVKNVTVREKKPLEEIPSIVSALAEIEKELGSKGRILLRYSGTEPLARVMVEGESLSTVNSICERLVDLVKRELGN; encoded by the coding sequence ATGTCGGAAAGAAAGTTATTCGGTACAGATGGAATTCGTGGTAAAGCGAATATTTATCCAATGACTCCTGAAGTGGCAACAGCTCTTGGTAGGGCCGTTACTCACTATTTTCAAGGTCACACTAAGAGAAAGAAGCCTCTTATCATTGTTGGTAAGGATACGCGCTTAAGTTGTTATATGTTTGAACAAGCTTTTGCAGCAGGTGTATGTTCTCAAGGGGGAGAGGTGATTCTTACTGGACCTCTACCAACTCCTGGTGTTGCCTTTGTAACTGATTCGATGAGGGCCGATGCAGGCGTAATGATTAGTGCGTCTCACAATCATTACTCAGATAATGGGATTAAAATCTTTGATAGCAATGGTCATAAACTCCCTGATGAAGTTGAGCTTGAGCTTGAAGAACTGGTTTTAAATTTACAACTGATGCCGGTTAAAGTTGGTGGTGACTTAGGAAATGCTAAGAGACTTAGAGAAGTTTTTGGTAGGTACTTGGTGCACGTAAAGTCCGCCATTTCGAACTCTTGTAAAATGGATCAAATGAGAGTCGTTCTCGACTGCGCCAATGGAGCAGGCTACAGAGTTGCACCAATGATGTTCGACGAGCTTGGTGTAGAAGTCATTCCTTTAGGAGTGAAGCCAAATGGTCAAAACATTAATTTAAATAGCGGCTCTCTTCATCCTGAACAAGCGGCAGAATATGTTAAGCAATACAGAGCAGACCTTGGGGTTTGTCTAGATGGTGATGCCGACAGAGTTGTCATCATTGACGAAGATGGAGATGTTGTAGACGGCGACGTTTTAATAGGTCTTTTCGCAAAACTCTTACTCGATAAGGGAAGCTTGAAAAAGGGTGATACAGTTGTTGGAACGGTAATGTCTAATTTAGGATTAGAAAACTATATTAAATCCATAGGACTGAACTTTCATAGAACAAAAGTAGGCGATAGATATATTGTAGAGCATATGCGTGATAAGAATTGCATTCTTGGAGGAGAACCTTCAGGGCATGTTATTTTCGGAGAGTATGCAACAACTGGAGACGGTTGTCTGGCCTCTTTAAAAACAATCGAGGCGATGAAATTCTATGATAAGAAATTAAAAGAGCTTACAAAGGAAATTAAATTATTTCCTCACATCGTAAAGAACGTAACAGTAAGAGAGAAAAAACCTCTAGAAGAAATTCCATCTATTGTGAGTGCTCTTGCTGAAATCGAAAAGGAGTTAGGTTCGAAAGGAAGAATCTTACTTCGTTATTCAGGAACTGAGCCTCTTGCAAGAGTTATGGTTGAAGGAGAATCCTTGAGTACTGTAAACTCTATATGTGAAAGATTAGTAGACCTTGTTAAAAGGGAATTAGGTAATTAA
- a CDS encoding pyridoxine 5'-phosphate synthase, whose protein sequence is MKTRLGVNIDHIATLRQARGESYPSVVDAATTVLREGADQITIHLREDRRHIQDTDVEAVYLVTKKFGKPLNFEMGCSDEIIEIAIATGPDWVCLVPEKREEQTTEGGLDLIDSKNFEKVKTTCDYLKSKVEGLKISLFLEANPEVLEKASQLNIDAVEIHTGDYAKAFVHDEDYSHFLETFSTAKKLLVSKGIGCHAGHGLTQSSLMPLIENNLFEEYNIGHWIICQAVFDGLGNVVNKMASSMEKFPYTK, encoded by the coding sequence ATGAAGACGAGATTAGGTGTCAATATCGATCATATCGCAACACTTAGACAGGCCAGAGGAGAGAGTTATCCTTCGGTTGTTGACGCAGCCACGACTGTCTTAAGAGAGGGTGCTGATCAAATAACAATTCATTTAAGAGAAGATAGACGCCACATTCAAGATACCGATGTTGAGGCCGTCTACTTGGTCACGAAGAAATTTGGGAAGCCTCTCAATTTTGAGATGGGTTGCAGTGACGAAATAATTGAGATTGCTATCGCAACTGGACCAGATTGGGTTTGTCTTGTTCCTGAAAAAAGAGAAGAACAAACTACTGAGGGTGGACTAGACTTAATTGATTCAAAGAACTTTGAGAAAGTAAAAACAACTTGTGACTATCTAAAGTCTAAAGTTGAGGGATTAAAAATCTCCTTATTTCTTGAAGCTAACCCTGAAGTCTTAGAAAAAGCTTCCCAGCTTAATATAGATGCAGTTGAAATACATACAGGTGACTATGCTAAGGCATTTGTTCATGATGAAGATTATTCGCATTTTTTAGAAACCTTCAGCACTGCTAAGAAGTTGCTCGTTTCAAAAGGTATTGGTTGCCATGCTGGTCATGGACTTACTCAAAGCAGCTTAATGCCACTAATAGAAAATAATTTATTTGAAGAATATAATATTGGTCATTGGATCATTTGCCAGGCCGTCTTTGATGGACTAGGTAATGTCGTTAATAAAATGGCCTCTAGTATGGAAAAATTCCCTTATACAAAGTAA